One segment of Cryptococcus neoformans var. grubii H99 chromosome 2, complete sequence DNA contains the following:
- a CDS encoding sugar transporter, giving the protein MTSDQQHPHSGFHDIQAIPLEMNEKDNEVIHTERLQTAEEIRKTMSKGEVVQMRSKFADLGTLQALKQYKLLGFVAMAAAFSASLDGYQINLNGGIVSNKGFIRQMAAPGTKAIDGKYVSAWGGIQSAGQTVGQIFLQYATDALGRKYALYILWGFLVASIFAETFASHWSHWLVAKLFSGIGVGMLQATMPVYLSEVAPTQLRGFFINAYSFWFCLGQLAASIALNELNEMKPDDFRTAIYTQWPMVGVMGIVFLFLPESPWWLVSKGKLEKGSKMLSRYQGHLQGYSVEEEIAIMTATLEEAKIIAKRQGQEGQWAVFKGSNLFRLFIASWPKMIQQFVGLSVFNTYATYFFQLAGNSNPFLVTVILSCVQLISMLITVSLSDNIGRRPLTVYPYGITVLSVLALGIIGCFDYSSKSLGSLLIFFACLATFSTTGASAIGYAYAAEIPTQRLRAQTAGWGLALSNMIAIMFSFCTPLMLNGTAKWNVKTGFFFAGTGSVATVVGWFILPEVARRTPAEIDELFEKKVNPRKFKGYVTDVEISYREANETSA; this is encoded by the exons ATGACCTCCGATCAACAGCACCCTCACTCGGGGTTCCACGATATTCAAGCTATCCCTCTCGAAATGAATGAGAAAGACAATGAGGTCATTCACACTGAACGTCTTCAAACGGCCGAAGAAATTCGAAAGACCATGTCCAAGGGCGAGGTGGTGCAGATGAGGTCCAAGTTTGCCGACTTGGGCACTCTCCAAGCTCTCAAGCAATACAAACTCTTAGGTTTCGTTGCCATGGCAGCGGCCTTCAGTGCTTCACTTGACGGTTATC AAATCAACTTGAACGGTGGTATCGTCTCCAACAAAGGTTTCATTCGGCAGATGGCAGCCCCAGGTACTAAAGCCATTGACGGAAAGTACGTCTCTGCATGGGGGGGTATCCAATCTGCCGGTCAAACCGTAGGACAAATC TTTCTTCAATATGCTACCGACGCTCTTGGTCGAAAATATGCCCTCTATATCCTTTGGGGCTTCCTCGTAGCTTCCATATTCGCCGAAACCTTTGCTAGCCACTGGTCCCATTGGCTTGTGGCCAAACTTTTCTCTGGTATAGGTGTCGGTATGTTGCAAGCAACGATGCCAGTCTACTTGAGTGAAGTAGCGCCTACTCAACTTCGAggtttcttcatcaacgcCTACTCATT CTGGTTCTGCCTCGGTCAACTTGCAGCCTCTATCGCGCTCAATGAACTGAACGAAATGAAGCCTGACGATTTCCGAACTGCCATTTACACTCAG TGGCCAATGGTCGGTGTCATGGGTattgtcttcctcttcctccccgaATCTCCTTGGTGGCTTGTCAGTAAAGGCAAGCTCGAAAAGGGTTCCAAGATGTTATCAAGATACCAAGGTCATCTCCAAGGCTACTccgttgaagaagaaatt GCCATCATGACAGCTACattggaagaagccaagATCATCGCCAAACgtcaaggacaagaaggtcaaTGGGCAGTATTCAAGGGGAGCAATTTATTCCGTCTGTTCATTGCTTCATGGCCGAAAATGATTCAACAATTCGTTGG TCTCTCTGTCTTCAACACTTACGCTACCTATTTCT TCCAACTTGCGGGTAACAGCAACCCATTCCTCGTTAccgtcatcctctcctGTGTCCAACTTATTTCTATGCTCATCACCGTCTCTCTAAGTGACAATATCGGCCGTCGACCGCTCACTGTCTACCCATATGGAATTACTGTCCTCTCCGTTCTTGCGCTTGGTATTATCGGCTGTTTCGACTACTCAAGCAAATCTCTCGGTTCTCTCCTC atcttcttcgcctgtCTCGCCACCTTCTCAACTACTGGTGCTTCTGCCATCGGCTACGCCTATGCTGCCGAAATTCCCACTCAACGACTTCGAGCCCAAACCGCAGGCTGGGGTCTTGCGTTGTCCAACATGATTGCCATCATGTTCTCTTTCTGCACTCCGCTTATGCTTAATGGTACGGCTAAATGGAATGTCAAGACGGGATTCTT CTTCGCCGGAACGGGCTCGGTCGCTACTGTTGTTGGGTGGTTTATCCTTCCTGAAGTTGCCCGTAGAACGCCCGCCGAGATCGACGAGCT ATTTGAGAAAAAGGTCAACCCACGCAAGTTCAAAGGCTATGTTACAGACGTCGAGATCTCTTATCGAGAAGCGAATGAGACTTCTGCGTAA